A genomic region of Eucalyptus grandis isolate ANBG69807.140 chromosome 5, ASM1654582v1, whole genome shotgun sequence contains the following coding sequences:
- the LOC120293268 gene encoding uncharacterized protein LOC120293268 translates to MGNCCRAESSSSSSMIWAGDDWNSLLKDAGEGKRLLDGADGQRVSSSSSSSSSRRREIKIKISKEELEKLVQKMEAQELSLEEVLPLLINKNTFNCHGSGFAKNGSHRSWRPALQSIPEAI, encoded by the coding sequence ATGGGAAACTGTTGCAGAGCTgagtcttcatcatcatcatccatgaTCTGGGCTGGTGATGATTGGAACTCGCTGCTTAAAGATGCAGGAGAAGGCAAGAGGCTTCTCGATGGTGCTGATGGACAGagagtttcttcttcttcttcttcttcttcttcacgcaGGAGAGAGATTAAGATCAAGATCAGTAAGGAGGAGCTAGAGAAGTTGGTGCAGAAAATGGAAGCTCAAGAACTGTCTTTAGAGGAAGTCCTGCCTCTTCTGATTAACAAGAACACTTTCAATTGTCATGGATCAGGTTTCGCAAAGAATGGCAGTCATCGATCATGGAGGCCAGCTTTGCAAAGTATTCCGGAGGCCATCTAA